A single Anopheles arabiensis isolate DONGOLA chromosome 2, AaraD3, whole genome shotgun sequence DNA region contains:
- the LOC120893490 gene encoding uncharacterized protein LOC120893490 → MEVSENLPSSMSDSEEEGGMGYSSGAAGAARDSSNRSSLDRTIAYSANNFATTENGTDSSVETTTGSTTETTAWLAAVVAETASSGPKALRFRLFSRLRLLIKVVAAGAGGKTVNGGVIKTAHNFAMAAICFACAVPLDAADCIVGCAYCEATFHRGCCRLPSELIDAVLTHIDLHWSCTGCTNILKNPRCRSVKEIGAQVGFQAALTSTVAAVGKLIEPIIAEVRSGFTLLQNAPIPQLCNTDPRPVAGRKRRRIIEDSMSPDVNKNVNIRQNNMYASSSPSAYTNTTVGIPPPSTLPEELMGTDSLSSPLRAAFPQPATDRIWIRLSRLSTAVTVEQVVASVKRRLATDDVLAYCLLRKGVSVDSVNWLSFKMRVPAALRDAALAPSSWPVGIGVREFVQSRQREHGHSSSPITIKHRSLTRTPVVIDRRSMPRTPTSTVYHSPANASTSQAQTLTSPQLGEHTLNDTTHGPNSTLIDGPLLIRRTSNTNLQQTTLDRFFHE, encoded by the exons ATGGAAGTGTCCG AAAATCTTCCATCATCGATGAGCGATAGTGAGGAGGAAGGAGGGATGGGATACAGCagcggtgctgctggtgccgcaCGAG ATTCGTCCAATCGATCCAGCTTAGACCGGACGATCGCGTATTCCGCCAACAATTTCGCCACAACGGAGAATGGGACGGATTCGTCAGTTGAAACGACAACCGGGTCCACAACGGAAACGACAGCCTGGTTAGCAGCGGTAGTTGCAGAAACGGCATCGAGCGGTCCCAAAGCTTTACGCTTCAGGCTATTTTCGCGCCTACGACTGCTCATCAAAGTAGTAGCAGCTGGAGCGGGAGGGAAGACG GTTAACGGTGGTGTGATCAAAACCGCGCAtaatttcgcgatggcggctatcTGTTTCGCGTGTGCTGTGCCACTGGATGCTGCCGACTGTATCGTCGGCTGTGCGTACTGTGAGGCTACTTTTCACCGCGGTTGTTGCAGGCTGCCTTCCGAGCTGATTGATGCGGTCCTGACTCACATCGatctgcactggagctgcactGGGTGCACCAATATCCTGaaaaatccgcgctgccgATCAGTCAAAGAGATCGGGGCTCAGGTCGGTTTTCAAGCTGCTCTCACCTCAACTGTTGCGGCTGTGGGGAAGCTTATTGAACCGATTATCGCCGAGGTGCGCAGTGGATTTACTCTACTGCAAAATGCACCCATACCTCAGCTTTGCAATACCGATCCTCGGCCCGTTGCGGGTAGAAAGCGGCGGCGTATCATCGAGGATTCTATGTCCCCTGATGTcaacaaaaacgtaaacattcgTCAAAATAACATGTATGCATCGTCATCGCCAAGCGCGTACACTAACACTACAGTCGGCATCCCACCCCCGTCTACGCTACCGGAAGAACTCATGGGAACCGATTCGCTATCGTCACCGCTTCGAGCAGCGTTTCCCCAGCCGGCCACAGACAGAATATGGATCCGACTATCTCGCTTGTCCACTGCCGTCACCGTGGagcaagtggtcgcttctgtgaAACGCCgtttagccaccgatgacgtccTAGCATACTGCTTGCTGAGGAAGGGAGTCAGTGTTGACAGCGTAAACTGGCTTTCTTTCAAAATGAGAGTACCGGCCGCCCTTCGTGACGCAGCACTCGCCCCATCGTCCTGGCCTGTCGGTATTGGTGTACGTGAATTTGTACAGTCCCGTCAACGAGAGCATGGACACTCATCGTCACCAATCACCATCAAACACCgttctctcacacgcacacctgttGTCATCGATCGCCGTTCGATGCCTCGCACACCAACATCCACTGTCTATCACTCACCGGCAAACGCATCAACTTCACAGGCTCAAACACTAACATCACCACAATTG